A window of the Paenibacillus woosongensis genome harbors these coding sequences:
- a CDS encoding NAD(P)-dependent oxidoreductase, with protein MKKIGFIGLGTMGAPMAANLLKQGYQVTVFNRTAEKAQPLVEQGAALAATAKEAAQAADTLITMVSDDASISAVYDGDEGLLQGLRPGSTVIDCSTISPSLVHRLAGDIARLGGQFLDAPVTGSSPAAHAGTLVFMIGGSAETLAEQRDIFETMGQKILHMGPNGSGAVAKLAHNTIVGINNLALAEGFAIAAKSGLPADLFLELVQNGSAGSKQAELKGRKIIEHDFTNQFSLSLMLKDLKLASSLTDGAGIPAPMLNMAKSMFQAGQTEGYGDEDLSSVVKLYEAWIGQTIGGSKL; from the coding sequence ATGAAAAAAATCGGATTTATCGGCCTTGGCACGATGGGTGCTCCCATGGCCGCAAACTTACTTAAACAGGGCTATCAGGTTACCGTGTTCAACCGGACGGCAGAAAAGGCACAGCCGCTCGTCGAGCAAGGAGCTGCGCTGGCAGCCACTGCGAAGGAAGCGGCGCAGGCTGCCGATACCTTAATTACGATGGTCAGCGACGATGCCTCGATTAGCGCCGTATATGACGGGGATGAGGGCCTGCTGCAGGGATTGCGTCCTGGCAGCACCGTGATTGACTGCAGCACGATCTCCCCATCGCTTGTCCATAGATTGGCCGGCGATATTGCCCGGCTCGGCGGACAGTTCCTCGATGCCCCCGTTACCGGCAGTTCTCCGGCCGCTCATGCTGGGACGCTCGTATTCATGATCGGCGGATCAGCCGAAACGCTGGCCGAACAGCGGGACATCTTTGAAACGATGGGCCAGAAAATACTTCACATGGGACCAAACGGCAGCGGAGCCGTCGCCAAGCTGGCGCACAACACGATCGTCGGCATCAACAACCTCGCCCTGGCTGAAGGCTTCGCCATCGCCGCCAAATCCGGGCTGCCTGCCGACCTCTTCCTGGAGCTCGTCCAAAACGGCTCAGCCGGCAGCAAGCAAGCCGAGCTGAAGGGACGCAAAATTATCGAGCACGACTTCACCAACCAGTTCTCCCTCTCGCTGATGCTCAAGGATTTGAAGCTGGCCTCCTCACTGACGGACGGCGCTGGCATCCCCGCCCCCATGCTGAACATGGCCAAAAGCATGTTCCAGGCCGGCCAGACCGAAGGCTACGGCGACGAAGATCTCTCCTCCGTCGTTAAGCTATACGAGGCCTGGATCGGCCAGACGATCGGCGGCAGCAAGCTGTAG
- a CDS encoding glucose-6-phosphate isomerase, producing MSKKVTFDYSKALQFVGQHEIDYLTESVRLAHEQLHNGTGAGSDYLGWINLPTEYDKEEFSRIQKAAAKIQSDSDVLIVIGIGGSYLGARAAIESLSHSFYNLLPKDKRKTPEIYFAGNNISSTYVNHLLDLIEGKDFSVNVISKSGTTTEPAIAFRIFRAALEKKYGKEEARKRIYATTDREKGALKKLATEEGYESFVIPDDVGGRYSVLTAVGLLPIAAAGINIEEMMQGAAEAAKEFSNPNLAENASYQYAAVRNALYRKGKVTEILVNYEPSLHYVSEWWKQLFGESEGKDYKGIYPASVDFSTDLHSMGQFIQEGNRNIFETVIQVTEVPSHITIESDPADLDGLNFLAGKTLDFVNKKAFQGTLLAHTDGQVPNLIVNVPDLTPYSFGYLVYFFEKACGISGYLLGVNPFDQPGVEAYKKNMFALLGKPGFEKEKAELEARLSE from the coding sequence ATGTCTAAAAAAGTCACTTTTGATTACAGCAAAGCTCTCCAGTTCGTAGGCCAGCATGAGATCGATTACTTGACGGAGTCGGTGCGTCTGGCTCATGAACAGTTACATAACGGCACGGGGGCCGGGTCGGACTATCTCGGCTGGATCAATCTGCCGACAGAGTATGATAAGGAAGAATTCAGCCGCATCCAGAAGGCTGCTGCCAAAATTCAAAGCGATTCAGACGTTCTGATCGTCATCGGGATCGGCGGCTCCTACCTTGGCGCGCGTGCAGCGATTGAATCGTTGTCGCATTCCTTCTACAATTTGCTTCCGAAAGACAAACGCAAAACTCCGGAAATTTATTTTGCCGGCAACAATATCAGCTCCACTTATGTAAATCATTTGCTTGACCTGATCGAAGGCAAGGATTTCTCGGTTAACGTTATCTCCAAATCCGGCACGACGACAGAGCCGGCGATCGCGTTCCGCATTTTCCGCGCCGCACTTGAGAAGAAATACGGTAAAGAAGAAGCGCGCAAGCGCATTTACGCTACTACTGACCGTGAGAAAGGCGCTCTGAAGAAGCTGGCAACGGAAGAGGGCTACGAGAGCTTCGTCATTCCGGACGATGTAGGCGGACGTTATTCCGTACTTACGGCAGTTGGTCTTCTGCCAATCGCTGCGGCAGGCATCAACATCGAGGAAATGATGCAAGGCGCTGCCGAGGCTGCCAAGGAATTCAGCAACCCTAACCTGGCCGAGAACGCCAGCTATCAATATGCGGCAGTGCGCAACGCCCTGTACCGCAAAGGCAAAGTAACAGAAATTCTTGTGAATTACGAGCCATCCCTGCACTATGTATCCGAATGGTGGAAGCAGCTGTTCGGCGAAAGCGAAGGCAAAGACTACAAAGGAATTTATCCGGCATCGGTAGATTTCAGTACAGACCTTCACTCGATGGGACAGTTCATTCAAGAGGGTAACCGGAACATTTTCGAGACGGTAATCCAAGTGACCGAAGTACCTAGCCATATCACGATTGAATCCGATCCTGCCGATCTGGACGGATTGAACTTCCTTGCCGGCAAGACGCTGGATTTCGTGAACAAGAAGGCGTTTCAAGGTACGCTGCTCGCTCATACGGACGGACAAGTGCCTAACCTGATCGTTAACGTACCTGATTTGACGCCGTATTCCTTCGGCTATCTCGTATATTTCTTTGAAAAAGCTTGTGGCATCAGCGGCTACTTGCTTGGAGTAAATCCGTTTGACCAGCCGGGTGTTGAAGCCTACAAGAAAAATATGTTTGCATTGCTCGGCAAACCGGGCTTTGAGAAAGAAAAAGCAGAACTGGAAGCAAGATTGTCCGAATAG
- a CDS encoding YigZ family protein, which produces MLERYKTVRRAGEKEIVIKKSRFIGQIKPVESEAEAIAFIEEIKKKHWNATHNCSAYMIGERDEIQKQSDDGEPSGTAGKPILEVIKQQGLKNVAIVVTRYFGGIMLGAGGLIRAYTDGAVAATEAGEVITRVLHREVFAELDYTWLGKVENELRNREIRTGETAFADNVTLLCLPLESEAEAFKAWLVDLTQGQVVLKEGNQVYFIEGE; this is translated from the coding sequence ATGCTAGAGCGTTATAAGACGGTTCGCAGAGCCGGAGAAAAGGAAATCGTGATCAAGAAGTCGCGTTTTATCGGGCAGATCAAGCCGGTAGAAAGCGAAGCCGAAGCGATTGCGTTTATTGAAGAAATTAAGAAGAAGCACTGGAATGCCACCCACAACTGTTCCGCCTACATGATTGGGGAACGGGACGAAATCCAGAAGCAGTCGGATGACGGAGAGCCGAGCGGGACGGCGGGCAAACCGATTCTGGAAGTGATTAAGCAGCAGGGTCTCAAAAATGTAGCGATCGTCGTGACAAGATATTTCGGCGGCATCATGCTTGGGGCAGGCGGTTTGATCCGGGCTTACACCGACGGAGCGGTTGCGGCAACCGAGGCAGGAGAGGTCATTACCCGCGTGCTTCATCGCGAAGTATTTGCCGAGCTTGATTATACCTGGCTGGGCAAGGTCGAGAATGAGCTGAGAAACCGGGAAATCCGGACGGGAGAGACTGCTTTTGCGGATAACGTGACATTGTTATGTCTGCCGCTGGAGAGCGAAGCTGAAGCTTTTAAGGCTTGGCTGGTCGATTTGACACAAGGACAGGTCGTATTGAAGGAAGGTAACCAGGTTTACTTTATTGAAGGGGAATAA
- a CDS encoding TetR/AcrR family transcriptional regulator, with protein MARRAVEQELSRERIMDAARHLFITKGYRGISMRSIGQHLGYSHGSLYYHFKEKAELFYAIVVQDFNHLIQLCSHVPKSPPVEGLTKIEQLMLEFIKFGLEHPHQYEIMFMLRDEEILAYCRSEQAKCFDIFESIVRKFLKEERHPMENNQAFPLSMFLGIHGFISFYIQDRLTFEEIRPAAIAHVKMLSQSNYRLTS; from the coding sequence ATGGCAAGAAGAGCAGTAGAGCAGGAATTGTCGAGGGAAAGAATAATGGATGCGGCCAGGCATTTGTTTATCACCAAAGGATACCGGGGGATATCGATGAGAAGCATCGGGCAGCATTTAGGCTATAGTCACGGCTCTCTTTATTATCATTTTAAAGAGAAGGCGGAGCTGTTTTACGCCATCGTGGTGCAGGATTTTAACCATCTGATCCAGCTGTGCAGCCATGTCCCGAAATCACCGCCGGTCGAAGGGCTGACCAAAATTGAACAGTTGATGCTGGAGTTCATTAAGTTCGGCCTGGAGCATCCGCATCAATATGAAATTATGTTCATGCTTCGGGATGAAGAAATATTGGCCTATTGTCGCAGCGAGCAGGCAAAGTGTTTCGATATATTCGAATCGATCGTCAGAAAGTTTCTGAAGGAAGAGAGACATCCGATGGAAAACAATCAAGCATTTCCGCTTAGTATGTTTTTGGGAATCCATGGGTTCATATCGTTCTATATTCAAGATCGGTTGACGTTCGAAGAAATTAGGCCTGCTGCCATTGCTCATGTCAAAATGCTCAGCCAGAGCAATTACCGATTGACGTCATAG
- a CDS encoding TIM-barrel domain-containing protein: MRAALSIGLSGFTYWSHDIGGFVKEIPEALYRRWMPFGMLTSHSRCHGAPPKEPWAYSASFMDDFRAAAEMKYKLMPYIYTQAYLSSQAGHPLLRAMFLEFPEDPTCWMIEDQYFFGSDILVAPLFEETDRHIVYLPQGQWVDYRPGPSGQQWLTIQAGQMPIVMLVRAGASIPHVEAALTTDHIDWDKVSINAYTSEGMTEGQGKFYHPLHQKWVEVNYMFI, translated from the coding sequence TTGAGAGCAGCGCTCTCGATCGGTTTGAGCGGCTTCACTTATTGGAGCCATGATATCGGCGGATTCGTAAAGGAGATCCCGGAGGCGCTTTACCGCCGCTGGATGCCTTTTGGCATGCTGACCTCCCACAGCCGCTGCCACGGTGCTCCACCGAAGGAGCCTTGGGCTTACAGCGCTTCGTTTATGGACGATTTTCGTGCCGCTGCTGAAATGAAGTACAAGCTCATGCCATATATTTATACGCAAGCCTATTTAAGCTCTCAGGCTGGTCATCCGCTGCTCAGAGCGATGTTCCTGGAATTTCCGGAGGACCCGACCTGCTGGATGATCGAGGATCAATATTTCTTTGGCTCCGATATTCTCGTCGCGCCATTATTCGAAGAGACGGATCGGCACATCGTCTACTTGCCGCAAGGGCAATGGGTCGATTACAGACCGGGGCCGTCAGGGCAGCAATGGTTAACGATCCAAGCGGGCCAAATGCCGATCGTTATGCTAGTTCGCGCAGGCGCTTCGATCCCGCATGTGGAGGCCGCGCTGACGACAGATCATATCGATTGGGACAAAGTAAGCATAAATGCATACACCAGTGAAGGAATGACAGAAGGCCAAGGCAAATTCTATCATCCGCTGCACCAGAAATGGGTGGAAGTGAACTATATGTTTATATAA
- a CDS encoding carbohydrate ABC transporter permease: MFILFKKLALLNSLAAPILATATLRIPFSVLILRTYFLNAPKELEDAAMIDGCNRFTAFLRIMIPISYPGIIVSVTFSFLFAWGDLIYSMTFISNSDMWPLTAGVYNSIGKYGIQWNNLLSFATITILPVLAMFILLQRYIISGLTSGAVK, encoded by the coding sequence ATGTTTATTTTATTTAAGAAGCTGGCTCTGCTCAATAGCTTGGCAGCGCCTATTCTCGCAACGGCAACGTTAAGGATTCCTTTCTCGGTGCTCATACTTAGAACCTACTTCCTGAATGCACCGAAGGAGCTGGAGGATGCGGCGATGATCGATGGCTGCAACCGGTTCACCGCATTCCTGAGAATCATGATTCCGATCTCTTATCCAGGAATTATTGTATCGGTAACGTTCTCGTTCCTTTTCGCCTGGGGAGATCTGATTTACAGCATGACCTTTATTAGTAATTCCGATATGTGGCCATTAACGGCAGGAGTCTACAATTCTATAGGCAAATACGGCATTCAGTGGAACAATCTGTTGTCCTTTGCTACCATAACTATCCTTCCCGTACTTGCCATGTTCATTCTGTTGCAGCGTTATATCATTAGCGGGCTTACTAGCGGAGCGGTTAAATAA
- a CDS encoding sulfate/molybdate ABC transporter ATP-binding protein, whose amino-acid sequence MHVEVKNLDKHFGNFHAVKDVSFGIEKGQLIGLLGPSGGGKTSILRMLAGLEQPDSGEILFHGQQVNNLAPQERGIGFVFQSYALFKHMTVFDNIAFGLQVKKVPKAAIRERVMELVELTGLKGFEQRYPHQLSGGQRQRVAFARALAPEPQLLLLDEPFAAIDAKIRQELRSWLRELIERVGITSIFVTHDQDEAIEVADEIMIINQGRLEQKGTPWDIYKEPITPFVASFIGQSTLVERASDLKGFEEAAEGQGVRAFVRPEYIEVGTEQEFILKSATAPGIVKHLHFRGSEWLVEVEVGGHKLTTFRSLEKETLHAGQEVRVLVHRAYLFNDEKSWIVENPLKGDPLSVMI is encoded by the coding sequence ATGCATGTGGAAGTAAAAAACTTGGACAAACATTTTGGCAATTTTCATGCCGTCAAAGACGTCAGCTTTGGAATCGAGAAAGGACAGCTGATCGGTCTGCTCGGACCGAGCGGTGGAGGAAAAACTTCCATTTTACGTATGTTGGCAGGCTTGGAACAACCTGATTCCGGGGAAATTTTGTTCCATGGACAACAGGTTAACAACCTAGCTCCGCAAGAGCGCGGGATTGGCTTCGTCTTTCAGAGCTATGCCTTGTTCAAGCATATGACGGTCTTTGACAATATCGCATTCGGCCTGCAGGTAAAGAAGGTTCCTAAGGCTGCGATTAGGGAGCGGGTCATGGAACTTGTGGAGCTCACCGGCCTGAAAGGGTTTGAGCAGCGTTATCCGCATCAGCTGTCCGGCGGGCAGCGTCAGCGGGTCGCCTTTGCCCGTGCTTTGGCTCCAGAGCCGCAGCTGCTGCTGCTGGATGAGCCTTTTGCCGCGATTGATGCCAAGATTCGACAGGAGCTTCGTTCCTGGCTCCGCGAGCTGATCGAGCGCGTTGGGATTACTTCCATTTTCGTTACGCATGACCAGGATGAGGCCATTGAGGTTGCGGATGAAATTATGATTATCAACCAGGGCCGCCTGGAACAGAAGGGAACGCCTTGGGATATTTATAAAGAGCCGATTACGCCATTTGTTGCGTCATTTATCGGGCAATCCACGCTCGTGGAGAGAGCTTCCGACTTGAAGGGCTTTGAGGAGGCGGCGGAAGGCCAAGGTGTACGGGCATTTGTTCGTCCGGAATACATTGAGGTGGGAACAGAGCAGGAGTTCATTCTGAAATCCGCAACCGCACCGGGAATTGTCAAGCATTTGCACTTCCGGGGGAGCGAATGGCTCGTGGAGGTTGAGGTTGGCGGACATAAATTAACGACGTTCCGATCGCTGGAGAAAGAGACGCTTCACGCCGGACAGGAGGTTAGAGTGCTGGTGCACCGGGCCTATCTGTTTAATGACGAGAAGAGCTGGATTGTGGAGAATCCGCTGAAAGGCGATCCACTGAGCGTAATGATTTAA
- a CDS encoding MBL fold metallo-hydrolase, translating to MGVPRVYCDCEICDEARQQGINRRYRSSVLLEGREGAFLIDCGPDWRKAMERKGLRFIEHIVVTHAHFDHIGGLPEWADSCRWLNRRGQLYAPQEVIDMIVRQYPWLPAQLNMHAVDQGCDLAGWHIEGWKVFHGKNGYSYAYRLSKRGYVWVYCSDAIALSEEQKEPLRGLDLLILGTSFYEEKAEFSTRSVYDIKEALVLLQEVQPKRALFTHMSHDIDLRRDYALPEGVELAYAGQMVELA from the coding sequence ATGGGCGTACCCAGGGTATATTGCGATTGCGAAATATGCGATGAAGCGAGACAGCAGGGCATCAATCGGCGATACCGCTCGTCCGTGCTGCTGGAAGGCAGGGAGGGGGCATTTCTTATTGATTGCGGCCCGGATTGGCGTAAGGCGATGGAGCGGAAGGGCCTGCGTTTTATAGAGCATATTGTGGTGACGCATGCTCATTTCGATCATATCGGCGGGCTGCCGGAATGGGCAGATTCCTGCCGCTGGCTGAACCGGCGGGGACAGCTGTATGCGCCGCAGGAAGTGATAGACATGATTGTGCGCCAATATCCTTGGCTGCCGGCACAGCTGAATATGCATGCGGTTGATCAAGGCTGTGATTTGGCTGGGTGGCATATCGAGGGCTGGAAGGTATTCCACGGCAAAAACGGCTACTCCTACGCCTATCGCCTGTCCAAGCGGGGATACGTCTGGGTCTATTGCTCCGATGCGATCGCGCTATCCGAGGAACAGAAAGAGCCGCTTCGCGGATTGGATTTACTCATTTTAGGAACGAGCTTCTATGAGGAGAAGGCAGAGTTCTCGACCCGCTCTGTATATGACATCAAAGAGGCGCTGGTGCTGCTTCAGGAAGTTCAGCCGAAGCGTGCGCTATTTACCCATATGTCCCACGATATCGACCTGCGACGCGACTATGCGCTGCCCGAGGGCGTGGAGCTGGCTTATGCGGGCCAGATGGTTGAATTAGCGTAG
- a CDS encoding Cof-type HAD-IIB family hydrolase yields MYKLIAIDIDDTLINDDKEVTPATQKALEEAVAAGVVVTLATGRAYSSAQAIARQTGLNVPIITYQGAYVKNLLDEKVLYERYLPLDAASKLFDYCVEHNLHLQTYIDDKLYAREENQKLIDYTSLNNTEYFIEPDFAKLVAQPTPKMLIIDEPDYLDEIAPVLRELLGPSVHITKSKPNFLEFMHKEGTKGHALKFIANHFGCGLDETIAIGDSWNDHEMLEAAGLGVAMGNAIPALKQIADYVTLSNNEDGVKHAIDKFIFNREA; encoded by the coding sequence ATGTATAAGCTTATTGCAATTGATATTGATGATACTTTGATTAACGATGACAAAGAGGTCACCCCTGCCACGCAAAAAGCATTGGAAGAAGCGGTTGCCGCCGGCGTCGTCGTTACGCTCGCGACCGGCAGAGCCTATTCCTCGGCTCAAGCCATCGCCCGCCAGACCGGCCTCAACGTGCCGATCATTACGTATCAAGGCGCCTATGTCAAAAATCTGCTCGACGAGAAGGTGCTCTATGAGCGCTATCTCCCTTTGGACGCGGCCAGCAAGCTTTTTGACTATTGCGTAGAGCACAATTTGCATCTGCAAACGTATATCGATGACAAGCTCTATGCGAGAGAGGAAAATCAGAAGCTGATCGACTATACGTCCCTCAACAACACAGAGTATTTTATCGAACCGGATTTTGCCAAGCTGGTTGCCCAGCCTACACCAAAAATGCTCATTATCGATGAGCCGGATTACTTGGATGAAATTGCCCCTGTGCTCCGGGAGCTGCTTGGTCCTTCGGTGCATATTACCAAGTCCAAGCCGAACTTCCTGGAGTTCATGCACAAAGAAGGGACAAAAGGCCATGCGCTGAAATTTATCGCAAACCATTTCGGCTGCGGACTGGACGAGACGATCGCGATCGGGGATTCCTGGAATGACCATGAAATGCTGGAGGCCGCTGGACTCGGCGTCGCCATGGGCAACGCCATCCCGGCGCTGAAACAAATCGCCGATTACGTTACCCTAAGCAACAACGAGGATGGGGTCAAGCACGCGATCGACAAGTTTATTTTCAACCGTGAAGCATAA
- a CDS encoding DMT family transporter, whose protein sequence is MPRSRIADLSLLFVALMWGCTFLIVQNAVQALPPLAFNAIRFIGASLLLAIITTLFYRNDWRRFNLRLLGHGVLLGLFLCAGYGFQTVGLLYTTTSNAGFITGLSVVLVPFLSVVLFRHKLSVFTWISAILAAAGLYLLTFTNGSFSLNRGDVLILFCAFAFALHIGFTGLYAPRYPALPLATVQLGVTGLFSLAASLMTEHVGTLAQTTELLLRPEVLLALLVSIGPTSAFAFWIQTVCQNYTSPARVAVIFAMEPVFAAITGVLFAGEQLGWSALLGCGFIFTGMILAELKAGHSPDQGGESSCIVKSEDNKEGGKKESIPSPLPTERAT, encoded by the coding sequence ATGCCGCGTTCCCGCATCGCCGACTTGAGCCTGCTCTTCGTCGCCTTGATGTGGGGCTGCACTTTTCTGATCGTGCAAAATGCGGTGCAGGCGCTCCCGCCGCTCGCCTTCAATGCGATTCGGTTCATCGGAGCCTCCCTGCTGCTGGCGATCATTACGACGCTGTTCTACCGGAACGATTGGCGCCGGTTCAATCTGCGCTTGCTGGGCCATGGCGTGCTGCTGGGACTGTTTTTATGCGCGGGCTACGGTTTTCAGACGGTCGGTCTGCTCTATACGACGACCTCGAATGCCGGGTTCATTACCGGCTTGTCGGTGGTGCTTGTACCGTTCCTGTCGGTAGTTCTTTTTCGGCACAAACTGTCCGTGTTCACCTGGATTAGCGCCATACTGGCTGCCGCCGGACTGTACCTGCTAACGTTCACGAACGGCAGCTTCTCACTGAATCGCGGAGACGTCCTGATTCTGTTCTGCGCCTTCGCCTTTGCGCTGCATATCGGCTTTACCGGGCTCTATGCTCCGCGTTATCCGGCGCTGCCGCTGGCAACGGTCCAGCTTGGCGTGACCGGGCTGTTCAGTCTGGCCGCTTCCCTCATGACCGAGCATGTCGGAACATTAGCGCAAACGACGGAACTGCTGCTGCGGCCTGAAGTACTGCTGGCGCTGCTTGTTTCGATCGGCCCGACCAGCGCCTTTGCCTTTTGGATTCAGACCGTCTGTCAAAATTACACGAGCCCGGCGCGGGTTGCTGTTATCTTCGCGATGGAGCCGGTATTCGCAGCGATTACAGGCGTGCTGTTCGCCGGCGAGCAGCTTGGCTGGTCTGCGCTGCTGGGCTGCGGCTTTATTTTTACCGGAATGATTCTGGCCGAATTAAAAGCAGGGCACAGCCCGGATCAGGGGGGCGAAAGCTCCTGCATTGTGAAGTCTGAGGACAATAAAGAGGGCGGCAAGAAGGAGAGCATCCCTTCCCCGTTGCCTACAGAGAGGGCTACTTAG